A window of the Lolium perenne isolate Kyuss_39 chromosome 7, Kyuss_2.0, whole genome shotgun sequence genome harbors these coding sequences:
- the LOC127311839 gene encoding uncharacterized protein, translating into MADGMPPLVLYVPRRFTLGEVSAHTGLAIHKYGATTSEDGLVKGCVVMDVPPTPGRPPETRRVFYGQPRGDLDSALESAAEVALHHLWDEYGIVVESWNHPALAEYRQSLLVALEASRERTAEIKAQEEVIRRAHDRLIQRSRDICLQFADVLPVRAGGPSGIEYVGPPSPPIGGIDMLALDLVQTIQSGYDALQLSASSPV; encoded by the exons ATGGCTGATGGAATG CCACCACTGGTTTTGTACGTTCCTAGGCGTTTTACCTTGGGAGAAGTCAGTGCGCATACCGGCCTCGCTATCCACAAGTACGGCGCCACCACCAGCGAGGACGGTCTCGTGAAGGGCTGCGTCGTGATGGACGTTCCCCCGACACCAGGAAGGCCGCCGGAGACACGCCGCGTCTTCTACGGCCAGCCCAGGGGTGACCTCGACAGCGCCTTAGAAAGCGCCGCCGAGGTCGCTCTCCACCATCTGTGGGACGAGTACGGCATCGTCGTCGAAAGCTGGAACCACCCAGCTCTCGCCGAATACAGGCAGAGCCTGCTCGTCGCGCTGGAGGCCAGCCGCGAGAGGACCGCAGAGATCAAAGCGCAGGAGGAGGTGATCCGCCGTGCTCACGATCGGCTCATCCAGCGATCGAGAGATATCTGCCTCCAGTTTGCTGACGTGCTGCCTGTGCGTGCCGGTGGCCCCAGCGGCATCGAGTATGTCGGTCCGCCTTCGCCGCCGATAGGCGGAATTGATATGCTGGCCCTCGATCTGGTTCAGACTATTCAGTCAGGATATGATGCATTGCAACTTTCGGCATCGTCCCCAGTTTAG
- the LOC127311838 gene encoding uncharacterized protein: MADGEPPQVNTLVFRGEVKGDPESAVESAAEVALRYLSDEYGFHLDDFNYSAYIESRETLLVAQEYNRKLGALLKAVQDRAIRKKQQLDKLVQDVKEVCLNFADVLPVRAAGPSGVEYVGPPSPPAGGYDKLALDLVQLLQ; the protein is encoded by the exons ATGGCTGACGGAGAG CCACCGCAGGTGAACACACTTGTATTCCGCGGCGAGGTCAAGGGCGATCCCGAGAGCGCAGTGGAGAGCGCCGCCGAGGTCGCGCTCCGCTATCTGTCCGACGAGTACGGCTTCCACCTCGACGACTTCAACTACTCCGCCTACATTGAGAGCAGGGAGACTCTGCTCGTCGCACAGGAATACAACCGCAAGCTGGGCGCACTGCTCAAAGCTGTGCAGGACAGGGCCATCCGCAAGAAGCAGCAGCTGGACAAGCTTGTCCAAGACGTGAAAGAGGTCTGCCTCAACTTCGCCGACGTGCTGCCTGTGCGTGCTGCTGGCCCGAGCGGCGTCGAGTATGTCGGTCCACCTTCGCCGCCGGCAGGCGGATACGACAAGCTGGCCCTCGATCTCGTCCAGCTTCTTCAGTAA